The following coding sequences lie in one Bacillus thermozeamaize genomic window:
- a CDS encoding thiol reductase thioredoxin, giving the protein MQAIEDVAQFAETIATGTVVAMFHADWCKDCKFIDPFMPDVEKAYQGKIRFVKVDRDRFPELVERYDIFGIPSFVAFFDGKETIRFVSKLRKTREEIEHFLDRVCEVSEALAQN; this is encoded by the coding sequence GTGCAAGCGATTGAAGATGTGGCGCAATTCGCTGAGACAATCGCGACGGGCACCGTGGTGGCCATGTTTCATGCGGACTGGTGCAAAGATTGCAAGTTTATCGATCCATTTATGCCGGATGTGGAAAAGGCGTACCAGGGAAAAATACGCTTTGTCAAGGTGGACCGGGATCGCTTTCCGGAACTGGTGGAGCGTTATGATATTTTCGGCATCCCCAGCTTTGTGGCATTTTTTGACGGCAAGGAGACGATTCGTTTTGTGAGCAAGTTGCGAAAGACGCGGGAAGAGATTGAGCATTTTCTGGATCGCGTGTGCGAGGTGAGCGAGGCACTGGCCCAGAACTAG